A stretch of DNA from Bacteroidales bacterium WCE2008:
GAAGCGACGATGGCGGCGTAAAAGGACTGAGTTAGCCGTTTAGGCGGCGACAGCGACTGAGCAGCTTTTCCGAACCTGACGGAGGCGGCCCGTCAGCCGGACGCAGCAGAGGGACGGCACCCTGCGCCAGCAGGACAGCGGCAGGCGGCTGCGCAAGTAGACCCGAGCAATTGCGGAGGAGGGAGGGCGCCGTGTGAAATGCGTCTTTTTGATAGAATGGATTATTGGCCAGGATTTTGTGGATAGAGTATTATTGCTATATTTGTATTAAGCAACCATTATTAATCATGACTAATAGTTTAGGCAAAAAGCTTCCATGGGGAAAATGGACAGCCCTTTTTATCCTCGGTACGCTCATTCTCTTCGCAATTTACGTTTTGAGCGTTGGTTTGAACGACTTCATACACAAACCTTTATATCAGTATCTTGTGCATTTCGGCGGAATCGCCTTGCTGTTATTCACGTATCACAGACTTACTGCCGTATATGAAAGACGGAAAGTCCTCGAACTCAGGCCAAAGAGAAGGGCGATCTTCGAGGGACTGATACTTGCCGTAATCCTGTTCGGAATATACACGTCACTTTCCCTGATTTTCGGAGGTGGCAGCATTTCATATAGCGGGCTTACATGCGAAGAAGCATTATCCATGCTGGTAAATTGCCTTGTGATCGCCATAGGAGAAGAGATAGTTTTCCGTGGAATGATCTTCAGAATGCTCTACAACCAGGTAGGAATGCTTATAGCAATACTTGTCTCCTCGTTAATCTTCGGATTCGGGCATGCCTTCAATCCAGGGGCATCAATTCTTTCTTCGCTGACCATAGCAGTCTCGGCCGGAATCGTCATGGGCCTGCTTCTGGTGCGTTTCAGGAGCCTCTGGGCGCCGATTGCCTTCCATTTCGCATGGAACTTCATCGAAGGTCCTGTCCTCGGTACTGAAGTGTCCGGCATGGCAAGCCCGTCACTTTTCAAACTGGCGGGAATGCCAAAGAACATGATCTGGGGCGACCAGTTCGGCCCGGAATCCTCCGTGATAATCCTTGTGCTCGGCATTCTGGTCAGCCTGTATTACACTTTTCAGATCTACTGCAGGCAGGCAGACCTGCGATAGCTACTTGCAATTCTCCTTATAGAAAACCAGGGCGGCGCGGACATTCTTGATCACCGCGCTCGATGAGAATGTCGCCCCGGAGACAGCGTCAACCTTCATCTCAAGAGCCTCATCCACGGTCTTGCCGTTCCATTTCTCCAGAAGACCCTCGGCCACGGCATAGTCAAAATAACGCGGAGTCTCGTCATTCGGCAAGGCTTCGACGCTCGTCACTACACCCTTCTTGCTGATAGTCACCTTTACCGGCGTCCTGCCCATGTAACCGTCATACTTGGCCCCTATGACGGAAGTATTGATCACCGTCTCTCCATTCTGGCCGGTCTCCACAGTCTTGACTTTGTCATCAGCGCTCAAGGCAACGCTGCACAGCACAGCAATGCCCGCGAGAATATATTCAGATATATTTTTCATCATTATTTTTCATTAAAGCGCTGCGAAGTTAAGCATTCTCGCGGAACGAACCAATCCCCATTTTTATGTATATTTGCAAGGATCAACCCAAATTAAGATGAAATTCACCCTGAAATGGCTGAAAGCCAACTATGTCAAGACCGAGCACATGGTCCCGATGCGCGACGGCATCCGCCTCTATACCTCCGTATATGCCCCTGCAAGCCGCACTGAAGCCAGCCCGGTCATGCTGGTCAGGACGCCATATCCCCTCAATCCATACGGCAAGACCTTCATCAAGGACCTCCGCACGCACATGGACAACTTCGTGGCAAACGGATACATCCTTGTCTATCAGAATGTAAGGGGAACATTCCGCAGCGAGGGTGAATTCATCAACGTCCGCCCACTGTCTTCCGGAGACATCAAAGACCCGGCAAGAATCGACGAAGCCACGGATACATACGATACGGCGGACTGGATCATAACCCACCTGAATACGAACGGCTCCATCGGAGTCAAAGGAATCTCATATCCCGGCTTCTACGCCACCATGGCAGCGATTTCAGGGCATCCGGCAATCAAGGCCGTATCGCCGCAGGCTCCGGTAACGGACTGGTACATCGGCGACGACGCCCATCTCAACGGTGCCTACCAATATGGGATGTACAGCTTCGGAGCCGCATTCTGCCGCAACAGAAAGAAGCCATGTTCCATATTCCCGAAACCAGTCATCGAAATCGAAGGAAACCCATATGACTTCTTCATGGATTTCGGGGGAATGAAGAACGCATACGATGCCCTTGAACATGCTTTCCGCGAGAAAGGGGGAGTCCCGGAATTCATTTCCCAGTTCAGGGCTCATCCCGATTATGACGACTTCTGGCAGCGCAGAAACGCTGTCCGGGACCTCTCATCAGCCAAGGCTGCATTTCTCGTAGTCGGCGGATGGTACGATGCCGAGGACTTCTACGGAAGCCTCGCCACCTACAGGGCCGCAAAAGAAAACGGTCTGGGAACATCATTCGCATGCGGTCCCTGGTTTCACGGCGCATGGAAACGGAAACGCTATGACTGTCTCGGAGACGCTACTTTCGGACGCGGTTCGGCCGAATATTTCATGGACAAAATAGAATATCCGTTCTTTGCCTGGTATCTTGAAGGGAAGGGGACGAAGCCTCAGGAGAAAGCATGGATATTGCCATCATCAGAAACAAGGCCAAGGGCTGCCGGACTGACTGACGGCCAATGGGAGACATATCCGGCCTGGCCTCCGGCAGAAGCCGGGGAAGCGCGCCTCTATATGTCCCGAGGCGGCATCCTTTCCGAAACCCCACAGCCCGGAGATGTCATGAAATATGTTTCTGACCCGCTGAATCCTGTACCATTCTGCAAGGAAGGAGTGGGAGCCCGCGACGCCCATGTGGCGGACCAGAGTTTCCTGGAAGGTCGCTCAGACATCCTCAGCTTCGTATCGGAGCCTCTGGAAACTACCCTGAAGGCCGAAGGACATCTCAAGGCGTGTCTGAACATTACTTCCAGCACGTCTGATGCCGATATTGTCGTCAAGCTAATCGACCTCAGGCCTGACGGCTGCCAGCTGCTGATCCGCTCCGGAGTCATGCCTCTGCGCTATCGCAGCAGCCTTTCCGTGCCGGAGCCGATGGTTCCCGGGAAGGCCGTGGACATAGAGTTCAGCCTCAATGACATAGCCCATCATTTCCTTCGCGGGCACAGAATCATGATCCAGATCCAGAGCAGCCTGTTTCCTCTCGTCGCCATGAACCCGCAGTCATTCTTGCCGAATCAGTATGAGGCCCGTCCGGAGGACTACAAAAAAGCGGAGATCGCATTGAACTGCGGCCCCCGCTCATATATAGCGCTCTCAGTTGTCGATTAGAGAATGTTCATGCACTGCTCGCGGATCTTCTCGAGCTCATCCTTCATCAGAACAACGGTCTGCTGGATGCCGGCATGATTAGCCTTTGAGCCTGTCGTATTGATCTCGCGGCCCATCTCCTGGATGATGAAACCGAGCTTCTTGCCAGGCTTCTCTTCGCCGTCGATAGTGTCCATGAAATACTTGCAATGCTGGCGGAGGCGTACTTTCTCCTCGTTGATGTCGTACTTCTCCAGATAGAATATCATCTCCTGCTCGAACCTCGAAGGATCCGGCTTCTGCTGAAGCTCTTCCAGACTCTTGGTAAGCTTGGTGCGGACAGTGTCGATTCTCTCGTGCTCGAAAGACTCTACACGATTCTCAAGCTCAAGGATATTGCCGACACGGCTTGTCACATCCTTGTAGAGTGCCTTTCCCTCACGTGAACGGTAATTGTTGACAGCCTCCAGAGCCTCGTCTATAGCGGCCTCGACCTTGCTCCAGTTATCCTCATTGATTATTTCCTTCTTGGCCGCATTGTCGATGACATCAGGGAATCGGAGAATCGCGGTAAATACATCATTGTCACCGTCAGAATCGCCGGTTTCGACATTGAGTTTCTCGCGGATAGCGTTCAGCTGCCTGTAATAATCCTCGATAAGTTCCTCATTCAGCTTCTTCGCCTCGGTAGCGGCATTTGGCTCCCAGTTTACGAAGAAATCGATGGTGCCCCTGCCGAGCTGGTCGGCAATCTTCTGTCTTACCAGAAGCTCCTTGTCCTTAGGCAAAAGGGAAGTCTTGAGATTGATATCAGCGCTTTTTCCGTTGAGAGTACGGATCTCTATAGTCAGTTTTCCTGCTTCCAGGACGGCCTCGGCCTTGCCGTAGCCGGTCATAGATTGAATCATAGTTCTTTTGAAAATTTTAAACCATGGTCCCGGATTTCATACCATATATTCAAAAAATCCGGATACCGCTGCAAAAATAGCAATAATTTCATTAATTTTGTAAATTAAAGAATAATGATAGGAATATGGAGAAATTGAATTTTCTTGAAGAGATAATTGAAGCAGACCTCAAAGAGGGAAAATATAAAAGCATAATGACGAGGTTTCCTCCGGAGCCTAACGGCTACCTGCACCTCGGCCATGCCAAGAGTATCTGCCTCAACTTCGGATTAGCGCAGAAATATGGCGGAAAGACAAACCTCCGCTACGACGATACGAATCCTGTGAAAGAAGATACCGAGTACGTAGATTCAATCAAGGAGGATATCAAGTGGCTTGGTTTCCAGTGGGATAAGGAACTCTATGCATCCGATTACTTTGACCAGCTCTACGAGTGGGCCGAACTTCTCATCAAGAGAGGCCTTGCGTACGTGGATGACCAGACCCAGGAAGAAATAAGCAAGGGCCGCGGTACAGTCGACAAACCGGGAATCGAAAGCCCGTACAGAAACCGCAGCGTCGAAGAAAACCTGCAGCTCTTCCGCGAGATGAAGGCCGGCAAATATGCCGACGGCGAGAAGGTCCTCCGCGCCAAGATCGACATGGCTCATCCTAACATGATGTTCCGCGATCCGCTCCTCTACAGAATCAAACATGCGTCCCACCACCGTACGGGCGACAAATGGTGCATCTATCCGATGTACGACTTCACCCACGGCCAGTGCGACTCCATCGAGCATATTACCCATTCGATCTGCACCCTCGAGTTCGACGTGCACCGTCCTCTCTATGACTGGTTCATAAAGACTCTCGATATCTTCCCGAGCCATCAGTATGAATTCGCCAGGCTGAATCTTACCTACACCCTTATGAGCAAGAGAAAGCTCCTCGAACTCGTACAGAAAGGTCTGGTAAGCGGATGGGATGACCCTCGCATGCCTACGCTCTGCGGCGTTCGCCGTCGCGGATATACCGCCGAGGCCCTCAAGATGTTCTGCGAGAAGATCGGCGTTTCCAAGAGAGACCAGCTGATCGACCTTCAGCTGCTCGAGTGGTGCGTACGTCAGGACCTCAATGCGAGGTCAAACCGCTACATGGTAGTCCAGGACCCTATCAAGGTGACAATCACCAACTGGGAGCCGGGTAAGGTAGAGTATTTCGACTGCCCTCTGAACCCTGCCGAGCCGGAAGGTGCTACCCGCAAGGTTCCGTTCAGCGGCGAGATTCTCATCGACAGGGCCGACTTCATGGAGGATGCTCCGAAGAAGTTCTTCAGACTCAAACCGGACGGCGAAGTTCGTCTCAAGTATACATACATCATCAAGTGCAACGAAGTCATCAAGGACGAGAACGGCCGCGTAGTAGAGCTAAAATGTACCTATGATCCGACCACGCATCCTCAGACAGGGGAGTGGCGCTCGGTCAAGGGTACTATCCACTGGGTATCTACTGCCCATATGAAGACTATCGAGCTCCGCAACTATGACCGTCTCTTCACTCTTCCTGACATGAGCCAGGTACCTGAGGACAAGGATTACAAGGACTTCCTCAATCCTGATTCGCTTATTGTCACCGAAGGATATGCCGAGCCTGCGCTTCTTGAGGACAAGTCCGGAATTGCCGTACAGTTCGAAAGGACCGGATACTATGTCATGGACAAGGACTCTACTCCTGAGAAACCAGTCTTCAACAAGACTACTGCACTTAAGGACTCCTATAAACCGGAATAGTCAAAAGCGACTGCGATGTTCAAGAAATTCAGGACCAGAATCAAGGGTTACAGAATGACGATGAGGATGAAGCTTACGCTCGCCCTCAGCTCTATTGCTATGATTCTGATAATATCCAGCGTCATTTCGATTCTCGAATACACGAGGATGAGCAATTACGTCTCGACCCTTATTGCAGACAATATCGAGAGCATCAACGCAGCCCAGAAGATAGCCAACGAGACAGACGCCTACAACCTCCAGATTCTGTCGGTGGTGGGCGAAGATGGAGCCAACGAAGTCCCGGACTTCAACAGGGAAGCGTTCATCAGCCACTGCGACAGTCTCCGGAGTGCGCTGTCCTCGATCAACAAGCAGAATCTCGCTGATTCGCTTGTGTATTCGTGGTCTGCCTACATGCTTACGTCGCTTGAGCTCCCGAATGTCCTCCAGTCGGACTTCATCGATACGAGGTCCTGGTACTTCGAACGCCTGCAGGTTGTATACAACCGGATGCATCGTGATATCGACGTGCTTAATACTGCCATCTTCTCCGAGCTCAGACGTAATTCCGAGACTTTCGAGAGGGGATTCTACCGCAGTATAATACCGGGAGCCGTCGCTGTCGGAGTCGGAATCGTGCTCGTACTCCTGCTCCTTACCTTTATCCTGGCGTTCTACGTCAATCCGATTTACAAGATGTTGAGAGGACTGAACAATTACCGGTCGCTCAACAAGAAATATACATACTCCTTTGAGGGAGATGACCAGCTGAAGGAACTCAACGACGGTCTCACCGAGGTCATCGAAGAGAACCAGCAGCTGCGTAAGAGAGTCCGCACCCTGCGTGACGCTATCTCCCAGAAAGACATCCAGTAATGAACCTGAAGGTCATATCCAGAAACGT
This window harbors:
- a CDS encoding TIGR00255 family protein; this encodes MIQSMTGYGKAEAVLEAGKLTIEIRTLNGKSADINLKTSLLPKDKELLVRQKIADQLGRGTIDFFVNWEPNAATEAKKLNEELIEDYYRQLNAIREKLNVETGDSDGDNDVFTAILRFPDVIDNAAKKEIINEDNWSKVEAAIDEALEAVNNYRSREGKALYKDVTSRVGNILELENRVESFEHERIDTVRTKLTKSLEELQQKPDPSRFEQEMIFYLEKYDINEEKVRLRQHCKYFMDTIDGEEKPGKKLGFIIQEMGREINTTGSKANHAGIQQTVVLMKDELEKIREQCMNIL
- a CDS encoding glutaminyl-tRNA synthetase, which codes for MEKLNFLEEIIEADLKEGKYKSIMTRFPPEPNGYLHLGHAKSICLNFGLAQKYGGKTNLRYDDTNPVKEDTEYVDSIKEDIKWLGFQWDKELYASDYFDQLYEWAELLIKRGLAYVDDQTQEEISKGRGTVDKPGIESPYRNRSVEENLQLFREMKAGKYADGEKVLRAKIDMAHPNMMFRDPLLYRIKHASHHRTGDKWCIYPMYDFTHGQCDSIEHITHSICTLEFDVHRPLYDWFIKTLDIFPSHQYEFARLNLTYTLMSKRKLLELVQKGLVSGWDDPRMPTLCGVRRRGYTAEALKMFCEKIGVSKRDQLIDLQLLEWCVRQDLNARSNRYMVVQDPIKVTITNWEPGKVEYFDCPLNPAEPEGATRKVPFSGEILIDRADFMEDAPKKFFRLKPDGEVRLKYTYIIKCNEVIKDENGRVVELKCTYDPTTHPQTGEWRSVKGTIHWVSTAHMKTIELRNYDRLFTLPDMSQVPEDKDYKDFLNPDSLIVTEGYAEPALLEDKSGIAVQFERTGYYVMDKDSTPEKPVFNKTTALKDSYKPE
- a CDS encoding FMN-binding domain-containing protein, whose product is MKNISEYILAGIAVLCSVALSADDKVKTVETGQNGETVINTSVIGAKYDGYMGRTPVKVTISKKGVVTSVEALPNDETPRYFDYAVAEGLLEKWNGKTVDEALEMKVDAVSGATFSSSAVIKNVRAALVFYKENCK
- a CDS encoding Four helix bundle sensory module for signal transduction, whose protein sequence is MFKKFRTRIKGYRMTMRMKLTLALSSIAMILIISSVISILEYTRMSNYVSTLIADNIESINAAQKIANETDAYNLQILSVVGEDGANEVPDFNREAFISHCDSLRSALSSINKQNLADSLVYSWSAYMLTSLELPNVLQSDFIDTRSWYFERLQVVYNRMHRDIDVLNTAIFSELRRNSETFERGFYRSIIPGAVAVGVGIVLVLLLLTFILAFYVNPIYKMLRGLNNYRSLNKKYTYSFEGDDQLKELNDGLTEVIEENQQLRKRVRTLRDAISQKDIQ